A genomic stretch from Candidatus Brocadiia bacterium includes:
- a CDS encoding TatD family hydrolase: MIDTHAHLDFPDYKDDLSAVIERAQGNGVSHIITVGTDMASSKRAIDIASRYSNVYASVGIHPSNSKDVKPEDWKEFEKLISEKKVVAIGETGLDFHKDYAPKDAQEKVFIKQLELASEYELPVIVHSREAHPECLKTLKQVMGNEVIGVAHCFSGTAEVAEEYLKLGMSISIGGPITFPKSEQLKKVAKKITVENLLLETDCPFLAPQSKRGQRNEPAYLTYCIEELSKIYGLSIADIDRVTSHNAKKLFGFEQLVKEGEVAYSIRNSLYLNITNRCTAQCYFCVTKFTDYVKGHNLRLKIEPSLEEVIKAIPDNVSKKYKEVVFCGYGEPTLRLDVIKGVAKHLKNKGMNIRLNTNGHGNLIHKRSIAVELKGLIDVVSVSLNATDPKEYVKTCNPQFGEITLSKVLEFINDAKNNLPYVEITTVIRPGIEADRFRDFAKELGVDFRARIYNEVG, encoded by the coding sequence ATGATAGATACGCATGCGCACCTGGATTTCCCGGATTATAAAGATGACTTGTCGGCGGTTATAGAGCGTGCGCAGGGCAACGGAGTAAGCCACATAATAACCGTCGGAACGGATATGGCATCCAGCAAAAGGGCTATTGATATCGCCAGCCGGTATTCTAATGTTTACGCCTCGGTCGGCATTCACCCGAGTAATTCCAAGGATGTGAAACCGGAGGACTGGAAGGAATTCGAGAAGCTGATTAGCGAGAAGAAGGTGGTAGCCATAGGCGAAACCGGATTGGATTTTCACAAGGACTACGCGCCCAAGGATGCGCAGGAGAAGGTTTTTATCAAGCAGCTGGAGCTGGCCAGCGAGTATGAATTGCCGGTGATAGTTCATTCGCGCGAGGCGCATCCGGAATGCCTTAAGACGCTTAAACAGGTAATGGGCAATGAAGTCATCGGAGTGGCGCACTGTTTTTCCGGTACGGCCGAAGTAGCTGAAGAATACCTGAAGTTGGGTATGAGTATCTCCATCGGCGGGCCGATAACATTTCCCAAATCGGAACAGCTTAAGAAGGTGGCCAAGAAGATTACCGTAGAAAACCTGTTGCTTGAGACTGACTGCCCGTTCCTGGCGCCCCAATCCAAAAGAGGGCAGCGGAACGAGCCTGCATATCTGACCTATTGCATCGAGGAGTTGTCCAAAATATACGGCCTGAGTATTGCGGATATTGACAGGGTTACATCGCATAATGCCAAGAAGCTTTTTGGGTTTGAACAGCTGGTAAAAGAAGGCGAGGTTGCCTATTCGATAAGGAATTCTTTATACCTTAATATCACCAATCGCTGTACGGCCCAGTGCTATTTCTGCGTGACCAAGTTTACCGATTACGTCAAAGGCCATAACCTGAGGCTCAAGATTGAGCCTTCATTAGAAGAGGTGATAAAGGCGATACCGGATAACGTGTCGAAGAAGTATAAAGAGGTGGTGTTTTGCGGTTACGGCGAGCCGACTCTGAGGCTGGATGTCATCAAGGGTGTGGCCAAGCATCTTAAGAACAAGGGGATGAACATCAGGCTCAATACCAACGGGCACGGCAATCTTATCCATAAACGGTCCATCGCCGTTGAACTTAAGGGGTTGATTGATGTCGTTTCGGTCAGCTTGAACGCCACCGACCCGAAAGAATATGTCAAAACCTGCAACCCGCAGTTCGGCGAGATTACGCTGAGCAAGGTGTTGGAATTTATTAATGACGCCAAGAATAACCTGCCCTATGTGGAAATAACCACGGTCATAAGGCCGGGTATCGAGGCGGACAGGTTCAGGGATTTTGCCAAAGAACTGGGGGTTGATTTCCGGGCCCGGATTTATAACGAGGTCGGCTGA